The proteins below come from a single Roseiflexus sp. RS-1 genomic window:
- a CDS encoding PH domain-containing protein — MTEPKLPIPLELDSDEQVILVGKRHWIELLQSSLVFLVIGFITAAVALFRAAGGTLLIMREGVSRPLTDPINVALLTLTIVLVALWARGEAKKDRRKDTPWRNPDVLYLLAILALGLAIWFRSIGGELIVIDPVYARAGDAINIVLGLITTFMLLAVAYLYNDWRNDVLIVTNKRVIYDEETMFIRHVRQQILIDDIQQVNVRADTYQATLFGYGKIIIRSFSPRTLEFDFAAKPREIEKAIMDQVRNLRRRQQPDLLRALIEDQVYGNKIPPQSAPALQARTQRFPIPALYPPNPEIRDDRIIWRPSWVYVLLQLFRPLTGFALTMFVAAVLVQFRLLDGVAVSLVVLLALLVFGVWGWWIRESLINDTYILTRTDIIDIDRRPLGPENTRRAQLSAIQNISFDVSFVERLLGLGTVVIETGGAAGGKFTFDHVPDPRGVQATINDYLTDFRKHEKERQLQDALALLKQYDQVQREHGEKMDRESFEKAVEELIGRSLNNRSANETTVDTLNGAVATQIDAHLRRVARNARRRAAIRALHERMRRRNSEQPS; from the coding sequence ATGACCGAGCCGAAACTTCCGATCCCGCTGGAACTTGATAGCGACGAGCAGGTTATCCTGGTCGGCAAGCGCCACTGGATCGAACTGTTGCAATCCAGTCTGGTTTTTCTGGTCATCGGCTTTATCACTGCGGCGGTAGCCCTGTTTCGCGCGGCTGGCGGAACGTTGCTGATCATGCGTGAGGGCGTTTCGCGCCCGTTGACCGATCCGATCAACGTTGCGCTTCTGACGCTGACCATCGTCCTTGTAGCGCTTTGGGCGCGTGGCGAGGCAAAGAAGGATCGCCGCAAGGATACACCCTGGCGTAACCCGGACGTTCTCTACCTGCTGGCAATCCTTGCGCTCGGGCTGGCGATCTGGTTCCGGTCAATCGGCGGTGAACTGATCGTCATCGATCCGGTGTATGCACGCGCTGGCGATGCGATCAACATCGTGCTGGGACTGATTACGACGTTCATGCTGCTGGCAGTGGCCTATCTCTACAACGACTGGCGCAATGATGTGCTGATTGTCACCAACAAGCGCGTCATCTATGACGAAGAGACCATGTTCATCCGCCATGTGCGGCAGCAAATCCTGATCGATGACATTCAGCAGGTCAATGTGCGTGCAGACACTTATCAGGCGACGCTGTTCGGGTACGGCAAAATCATCATCCGGTCGTTCAGCCCGCGCACGCTCGAATTCGACTTCGCAGCAAAGCCGCGCGAGATCGAAAAGGCGATCATGGATCAGGTGCGCAACCTGCGCCGTCGTCAGCAACCCGATCTGCTGCGCGCGCTGATCGAAGATCAGGTGTACGGCAACAAGATACCGCCGCAGTCTGCGCCTGCGTTGCAAGCCCGCACGCAACGATTCCCCATCCCGGCGCTTTACCCGCCTAACCCCGAAATCCGTGATGATCGCATCATCTGGCGTCCGTCGTGGGTGTATGTCCTGTTGCAACTGTTTCGCCCATTGACCGGATTTGCCCTGACGATGTTCGTGGCGGCTGTTCTGGTTCAGTTCAGGTTGCTCGACGGCGTAGCTGTCAGCCTGGTCGTCCTGCTCGCCCTGCTGGTGTTTGGCGTGTGGGGGTGGTGGATCCGCGAGTCGCTGATCAACGACACCTACATCCTGACCCGCACCGACATCATCGATATTGATCGTCGTCCGCTAGGACCTGAAAACACCCGTCGCGCACAACTTTCCGCTATTCAAAATATCTCGTTCGATGTCAGTTTCGTCGAGCGCCTCCTGGGGTTGGGCACGGTTGTGATCGAGACGGGCGGCGCTGCTGGCGGAAAGTTCACCTTCGACCATGTGCCCGATCCGCGTGGCGTCCAGGCAACCATCAACGACTACCTGACCGATTTCCGCAAGCACGAGAAGGAGCGTCAGTTGCAGGATGCGCTCGCGCTGCTGAAGCAGTACGATCAGGTTCAGCGCGAGCATGGCGAAAAAATGGATCGCGAGAGTTTCGAGAAGGCGGTTGAAGAACTGATCGGGCGCTCGCTCAACAATCGATCGGCAAACGAAACGACTGTCGACACGCTTAACGGCGCTGTGGCGACACAGATCGATGCTCATCTGCGTCGCGTGGCGCGCAATGCGCGCCGCCGTGCAGCGATCCGCGCGTTGCACGAACGGATGCGCCGTCGCAATAGCGAACAACCTTCGTAA
- the cmk gene encoding (d)CMP kinase: MSAPSIITIDGPAGAGKSTLGELLARRLGYLFFDTGVMYRALAWAVLRHSINPEDDEAVAALVRRLDIQVHPPGDATDGRLYTVLVNGVDVTWELRHPEVERIVSITARHPAVRAILRDRQRAIGQRGRVVMVGRDIGSIVMPDAPLKIYLDASVDERARRRTNEIRQRGGSADLQHIRNEIIRRDSLDRHVSAPATDACIIVSDGLSPDQVVDLVVSRIDCDPDDSQDTRAYDRAETSDPAGT; the protein is encoded by the coding sequence ATGTCTGCTCCGTCGATTATCACGATTGATGGTCCTGCTGGCGCCGGGAAGAGTACGCTTGGCGAGTTGCTCGCCAGGCGCCTGGGGTATCTCTTCTTCGACACCGGGGTGATGTATCGCGCGCTGGCATGGGCGGTTTTGCGCCATTCAATCAATCCCGAGGACGACGAAGCAGTTGCAGCGCTGGTGCGGCGTCTCGATATTCAAGTGCATCCACCCGGTGATGCGACCGATGGACGACTGTATACGGTGCTGGTCAACGGTGTCGACGTCACCTGGGAATTGCGGCATCCCGAAGTTGAGCGTATCGTTTCGATCACGGCGCGACACCCGGCGGTGCGCGCCATCCTGCGCGACCGGCAGCGCGCCATTGGTCAGCGCGGGCGCGTAGTGATGGTCGGGCGCGATATCGGCAGTATTGTGATGCCCGATGCACCGCTCAAGATCTATCTGGACGCATCGGTCGATGAACGCGCCCGACGGCGCACCAATGAGATCCGGCAGCGCGGCGGCAGCGCCGATCTTCAGCACATCCGCAACGAGATCATCCGTCGTGATAGCCTGGACCGTCACGTGAGCGCGCCAGCGACCGATGCGTGTATTATTGTCAGTGATGGGCTGTCACCGGATCAGGTGGTTGATCTGGTCGTCTCCCGCATCGATTGCGACCCGGACGACTCGCAGGATACGCGCGCCTATGACCGAGCCGAAACTTCCGATCCCGCTGGAACTTGA
- a CDS encoding TlpA family protein disulfide reductase, which translates to MMFSRRVWDLLLIATLLTGGAFIWATRIAPVAPATAQAPEPAATQPAPLVGHPAPGFTLSAIDGSQVALDDLRGQVVLINLWATWCPPCRAEMPAIQQAYERFRDQGFVVLAVNQQEDATKVVAYMNDQRLTFPALLDSDARVGAAYQARVLPSSFFIDRRGIVRAVYRGPMSRGMIEGTIEQLIAETP; encoded by the coding sequence ATGATGTTCTCTCGACGTGTATGGGATCTGCTGCTGATTGCAACATTGCTGACCGGCGGCGCATTCATCTGGGCGACGCGCATCGCTCCAGTCGCTCCTGCAACGGCGCAGGCGCCAGAACCGGCGGCGACGCAACCTGCGCCGCTCGTCGGGCATCCCGCACCCGGATTTACCCTGAGCGCTATCGATGGATCGCAGGTTGCACTCGACGATCTGCGTGGTCAGGTGGTGCTCATTAATCTCTGGGCGACGTGGTGCCCGCCATGTCGCGCCGAAATGCCCGCGATTCAGCAGGCTTACGAACGCTTCCGCGATCAGGGTTTTGTTGTGCTGGCGGTGAATCAACAGGAAGACGCAACGAAAGTCGTGGCGTATATGAACGATCAACGTCTGACATTTCCAGCGCTGCTCGATAGCGACGCGCGGGTTGGCGCTGCGTATCAGGCGCGTGTGCTGCCTTCCAGTTTCTTCATTGATCGCAGGGGGATTGTTCGCGCTGTGTATCGCGGACCAATGTCGCGTGGTATGATTGAGGGCACAATCGAGCAGTTGATTGCTGAGACACCGTAA
- a CDS encoding prolipoprotein diacylglyceryl transferase, with product MYPIIELGPLNLGSGALLLVIAVFIGHTQFERIAHKRGGDELEQRARRCAPFALLGAAVGARLWYGLFNWDMYSQSPGLFLALRLGDLAWPGALIGGALAGYAYLRLRRLDAATAPLADAAALALPPAQAVAALGLLLSGEAPGAPTDVPWALPLFGVPRHPVPLYYLLAALVTWGVLVWFAPRVTRPGSLAMIYLALQGSAMLLLEALRVDSLVTVGGIRAAQIVGLAMLLIALWQKRAQMGRAL from the coding sequence GTGTACCCGATTATTGAACTCGGACCGCTGAATCTTGGCAGTGGCGCACTGTTGCTGGTGATCGCCGTTTTCATCGGTCATACGCAGTTTGAACGAATAGCGCACAAACGTGGCGGCGATGAACTTGAGCAGCGTGCTCGTCGCTGTGCGCCATTTGCTCTGTTGGGCGCGGCTGTTGGCGCGCGTTTGTGGTATGGTCTGTTCAACTGGGATATGTACAGTCAATCACCCGGTCTATTTCTGGCGCTTCGTCTGGGTGATCTGGCGTGGCCCGGCGCATTGATCGGAGGTGCGCTCGCCGGGTATGCGTACCTGCGGTTGCGACGCCTGGACGCCGCAACTGCGCCGCTGGCGGATGCCGCTGCGCTGGCGCTCCCTCCGGCGCAGGCAGTCGCGGCGCTGGGCTTGCTGCTCAGTGGCGAAGCTCCTGGCGCCCCCACCGATGTGCCATGGGCGCTGCCATTGTTTGGCGTGCCGCGCCATCCTGTGCCGCTCTACTATCTTCTGGCGGCGCTGGTTACGTGGGGCGTGCTGGTATGGTTTGCGCCGCGCGTGACCCGACCCGGATCGCTAGCGATGATCTATCTTGCACTGCAGGGCAGCGCAATGCTGCTGCTGGAAGCGTTGCGTGTCGATTCGCTGGTGACCGTGGGCGGCATCCGCGCAGCGCAGATTGTCGGTCTGGCGATGCTGCTGATCGCTCTCTGGCAGAAACGAGCGCAGATGGGACGGGCGCTATGA
- a CDS encoding Mut7-C RNAse domain-containing protein, whose protein sequence is MNILTVQERGLALIRVYGDLNDFLPPGRRETWFERPCKGHETIKNLIETCGVPHPEIGALIVGGHPVNFDYPVQPGDMIEVFPITMAPASSVTLRPPLDEPRFVLDTHLGRLAAYLRMLGYDSLYWNDAHDAELARLAGEERRILLTRDRELLKRSIVVYGSFVREVIPARQIVEVMRRFNLTPTSTVFQRCMRCNSLTTAVEKADIEHLLEPRTRLYFDTFRRCIACGKIYWQGSHYTRMATLLEHSVRLKVEG, encoded by the coding sequence ATGAACATCTTAACCGTACAGGAGCGGGGACTGGCGCTGATCCGCGTCTATGGCGATCTGAACGATTTTCTGCCGCCCGGTCGGCGCGAAACGTGGTTTGAACGTCCATGCAAAGGGCACGAGACGATCAAGAACCTGATCGAGACGTGTGGTGTGCCCCATCCTGAGATCGGCGCGCTGATCGTTGGCGGTCATCCGGTCAATTTCGACTACCCGGTGCAACCGGGCGACATGATCGAGGTCTTCCCGATCACCATGGCGCCCGCCTCGTCAGTCACACTGCGTCCCCCGCTTGATGAACCACGCTTCGTACTCGATACGCACCTGGGGCGACTGGCGGCATACCTGCGGATGCTGGGCTACGATAGCCTGTACTGGAACGATGCGCACGACGCCGAACTGGCGCGTCTGGCGGGTGAGGAACGCCGGATCTTGCTCACACGCGACCGGGAATTGCTCAAACGAAGCATTGTTGTCTATGGCTCGTTTGTGCGCGAAGTTATTCCGGCGCGTCAGATTGTCGAAGTCATGCGGCGGTTCAACCTGACGCCGACGTCAACCGTTTTCCAGCGTTGTATGCGGTGCAACAGTCTGACGACAGCGGTCGAGAAAGCCGATATTGAGCATCTTCTCGAACCCAGGACGCGGTTGTACTTCGATACCTTTCGACGTTGCATTGCCTGTGGCAAGATCTACTGGCAGGGTTCGCATTACACCCGCATGGCGACGCTACTGGAGCACTCGGTCCGGTTGAAGGTTGAAGGTTGA
- a CDS encoding 2-dehydropantoate 2-reductase encodes MRIAVVGVGGVGGYFGGRLAQAGADVIFIARGDNLAALREQGLRIESIIGDAHVAPVQATDDPAQAGPVDMVLVATKTWQLDEAIDLMRPLIGPETGVVPLLNGVEASDRLAAALGESHALNGICYIFVARVAPGVVRHSGIHPLIIFGERDNRRTARVEALRDWLERAGVRVTIPPDIDAEVWRKFVFGATTSGLGAVTRAPMGLLRELPETRPLFIQGMREIVAVAQACGVALGEEAVTAALAQLDALPYETTASMQRDIMAGRPSELEAQNGAVARLGAAAGVPTPLHAFIYATLLPQERMARNRRLNEQSQ; translated from the coding sequence GTGCGTATCGCAGTTGTTGGTGTCGGCGGGGTGGGCGGCTACTTTGGCGGGCGGTTAGCGCAGGCTGGCGCGGATGTGATCTTTATTGCGCGCGGCGACAATCTGGCTGCGCTGCGCGAACAAGGATTACGGATCGAGAGCATCATTGGCGACGCTCACGTCGCGCCTGTCCAGGCGACCGACGATCCAGCGCAGGCGGGTCCTGTTGACATGGTGCTGGTCGCCACCAAAACCTGGCAACTCGATGAAGCGATCGATCTCATGCGTCCACTCATCGGACCGGAGACTGGCGTTGTCCCGCTGCTCAACGGCGTCGAGGCTTCTGATCGTCTGGCGGCGGCGCTGGGCGAATCGCACGCATTGAACGGCATCTGTTACATTTTCGTCGCGCGCGTGGCGCCGGGTGTCGTGCGACACTCAGGGATCCATCCGCTGATCATCTTCGGCGAACGTGACAACCGTCGCACAGCGCGGGTCGAAGCACTGCGCGACTGGCTGGAACGCGCCGGTGTGCGGGTGACGATTCCGCCGGACATCGATGCAGAGGTCTGGCGCAAATTCGTCTTTGGAGCGACAACCAGCGGATTGGGAGCGGTCACACGCGCGCCCATGGGACTACTGCGCGAACTTCCAGAGACGCGCCCACTGTTCATCCAGGGTATGCGCGAAATCGTTGCAGTCGCACAGGCGTGCGGCGTCGCTCTTGGCGAAGAAGCCGTCACCGCCGCCCTGGCGCAACTCGATGCGCTACCCTACGAAACGACCGCCTCCATGCAACGCGACATCATGGCCGGTCGTCCATCAGAGTTGGAAGCACAGAACGGCGCTGTTGCGCGTCTGGGTGCAGCAGCTGGCGTTCCAACGCCGCTGCACGCATTCATCTACGC